From a region of the Budorcas taxicolor isolate Tak-1 chromosome 9, Takin1.1, whole genome shotgun sequence genome:
- the LOC128053163 gene encoding LOW QUALITY PROTEIN: UL16-binding protein 3-like (The sequence of the model RefSeq protein was modified relative to this genomic sequence to represent the inferred CDS: substituted 1 base at 1 genomic stop codon), producing the protein MCNFCPADAHSLCYNFTIDSQPRPGQPWCVVQGQVDGNVFLSCDCGHAKIQFTSPLGEEVKTTKAWETQTETLRDVGDLLREQLPDVTSENHTVTDPLTLQGRMTCQCEDDGHISGSWQFGVSGQMCLLFDLENGHWTVVHYGGRRMREKWEKDRAVSNFFKKVSMGDCWAXLRHFLVHWEEMSTTMASPTEAPLTVNSMATAIKHITWILPVVLSSFIITVFLG; encoded by the exons ATGTGCAATTTCTGCCCAGCAG ATGCTCACTCTCTTTGCTATAACTTTACCATTGATTCTCAGCCCAGACCTGGACAACCATGGTGTGTGGTTCAAGGCCAGGtggatggaaatgtttttctctcCTGTGACTGTGGTCATGCTAAGATCCAATTCACAAGTCCATTGGGGGAGGAGGTGAAAACGACAAAGGCCTGGGAAACACAGACTGAAACACTCAGAGACGTCGGGGACTTGCTCAGGGAGCAACTGCCTGATGTTACGTCAGAGAATCACACGGTCACAG ACCCTCTCACCTTGCAGGGCAGGATGACGTGTCAGTGTGAAGACGATGGACACATCAGTGGATCCTGGCAGTTCGGCGTCAGTGGACAAATGTGCCTCCTCTTTGATTTGGAGAATGGACACTGGACTGTGGTTCATTATGGAGGGAGACGGATGAGAGAGAAGTGGGAGAAGGACAGAGCTGTGAGCAACTTCTTCAAGAAGGTCTCCATGGGAGACTGTTGGGCCTAGCTTCGGCATTTCTTGGTGCATTGGGAGGAAATGTCAACAACCATGG catcaccaactgaagCTCCCCTCACAGTCAACTCCATGGCCACAGCCATCAAGCACATCACCTGGATCCTCCCTGTGGTCCTCAGCAGTTTCATCATAACTGTCTTCCTGGGCTGA